In Oryza brachyantha chromosome 1, ObraRS2, whole genome shotgun sequence, the following are encoded in one genomic region:
- the LOC102707253 gene encoding uncharacterized protein LOC102707253 — MTQKQSMFKGQGKKKTIPPNRHGKAPHVRKGKRAVKPAKFTKDMDADKELTKFINQCNEKKAANLASKEGGDLSILKADVDPSNAN, encoded by the exons ATGACGCAGAAGCAGAGCATGTTCAAGGGGcaggggaagaagaagaccaTCCCTCCCAACCGCCATGGCAAGGCGCCCCACGTCCGCAAAG GGAAGAGGGCTGTGAAGCCGGCCAAGTTCACCAAGGACATGGACGCCGACAAG GAACTAACGAAATTTATCAACCAGTGCAACGAGAAAAAGGCTGCTAATCTTGCTAGCAAAGAAGGTGGTGACCTCAGTATACTAAAGGCGGACGTTGATCCTTCCAATGCAAACTAG